A DNA window from Rhineura floridana isolate rRhiFlo1 chromosome 11, rRhiFlo1.hap2, whole genome shotgun sequence contains the following coding sequences:
- the RPL18 gene encoding large ribosomal subunit protein eL18, protein MVHVQPQTRCREKSRPFPSRLFLPTILCAFASSSFPFFFPGAADAAMGVDIHHNKDRKVRRKEPKSQDIYLRLLVKLYRFLARRTNAKFNKVILKRLFMSRTNRPPLSVSRMIRKMKLAGRENKTAVVVGTVTDDVRIQEIPKLKVCALRVTKGARTRILKAGGQIMTFDQLAMAAPKGQGTVLLSGPRKAREVYRHFGKAPGTPHSHTKPYIRSKGRKFERARGRRASRGYKN, encoded by the exons ATGGTGCACGTCCAGCCTCAGACTCGCTGTAGAGAGAAGTCACGCCCCTTCCCGTCTCGCCTCTTCCTCCCCACAATTCTTTGCGCGTTTGCgtcctcttcctttccctttttttttccAGGCGCCGCCGACGCCGCCATG GGAGTTGATATTCACCACAATAAGGACCGGAAGGTTCGACGCAAGGAGCCTAAAAGTCAGGATATCTATCTTCGCCTCCTGGTCAAG CTCTACAGATTTCTTGCTCGAAGGACCAATGCAAAATTCAACAAGGTGATACTCAAACGGCTCTTTATGAGCCGCACCAACAGGCCGCCGCTGTCTGTATCCCGTATG ATCCGTAAGATGAAGCTTGCAGGCCGGGAAAACAAAACCGCTGTTGTGGTGGGTACAGTGACAGATGACGTTCGCATCCAGGAAATCCCCAAACTGAAG GTTTGTGCCCTCAGAGTGACTAAAGGAGCCCGTACCCGCATCCTAAAAGCTGGCGGACAGATCATGACTTTTGACCAGTTAGCCATGGCTGCCCCCAAGGGCCAAGGAACTGTGTTGCTTTCTG GACCAAGGAAGGCCCGTGAAGTTTACCGGCATTTCGGCAAGGCCCCTGGAACCCCACACAGTCACACTAA GCCATACATCCGATCCAAGGGCCGCAAGTTTGAACGGGCTCGAGGTCGCCGTGCCAGTCGAGGCTACAAAAACTAA